From the Thomasclavelia ramosa DSM 1402 genome, the window CATTCGGAATTTTAAAATTAGATGTTTTACCAAATTTTGATTTTGCTTTGCCGAGAACGGAAATAAAGACAGGTGAGAGTCATCAGGATTTTGATGTTACAGTAAATCAAAATTTAGATTTAAAAGTTGCGGCATCACGACGTGATCTAACAATCAATGCGTTGATGTATGAAATAAAGACAGGAAAAATCTATGATTTTTTTCATGGTCAAGAAGATATTGAAAAAAGAACATTACGAATGGTTAGTGAAACAACTTTTATTGAAGATCCGTTAAGAGTCTTGAGAACAGCACAATTTGCTTCACGTCTTGATTTCTGTATTGAGACGGCGACTAAATTAATGTGTAAAAAAATGGTTCAAAATAAAAGTTTGGATAAACTAAGTAAAGAGCGGGTATTTCAAGAATATAGTAAGCTCCTCTTAAGCCAGCAGCCTTCAATTGGGTTAACTTTTTTAAAGGAGATCAAGGCTTTGTGGCCATGTTTAGATGTATTATCGAAAACTATGCAACGGCTTGATTACCACCCTGAAGGAGATGTATGGCGGCATACTTTATTAGTAACTGATTTAGCGGCTTTATGCTGCCATAAAACAAGTAATCCATTAGGTTTTATGTGGAGTGCTTTATTACATGATATTGGTAAAGCTACAGTAACAACTAAAGACGGTCATGCTCCGGGTCATAATGAAGCGGGGGTAAAGATTTTTAATCAAGAAGTAAAAGCATTTATCCCAGATAAACAGTTACAAAAATATATTAAAACAATGATTTTCTATCATATGC encodes:
- a CDS encoding CCA tRNA nucleotidyltransferase, with the protein product MKNRYTFSPLAKKIFKDIDEHHGRAFLVGGIVRDMLIYNRVDYHDVDVEVYGLSVDELEELLANYGNVNSIGKSFGILKLDVLPNFDFALPRTEIKTGESHQDFDVTVNQNLDLKVAASRRDLTINALMYEIKTGKIYDFFHGQEDIEKRTLRMVSETTFIEDPLRVLRTAQFASRLDFCIETATKLMCKKMVQNKSLDKLSKERVFQEYSKLLLSQQPSIGLTFLKEIKALWPCLDVLSKTMQRLDYHPEGDVWRHTLLVTDLAALCCHKTSNPLGFMWSALLHDIGKATVTTKDGHAPGHNEAGVKIFNQEVKAFIPDKQLQKYIKTMIFYHMHLMNMVRNEAKDYSYFKILKGIDGIVTIEDLILITKCDKLGRYKDEHENINRFDYVMKEKMARLSTKAQLPLVDGYDLKALGIEPSSKYSELLDWAYDLQLRGHSKAAILKMVEGR